The following coding sequences are from one Sphingobium sp. RAC03 window:
- a CDS encoding endonuclease domain-containing protein: MLKDGAPKARTATVRKARQLCRAMTLPEVLVWQGLRARPNGLKFRRQHPSGPYILDFYCSDARLAIEIDGEGHADRSQIERDVERDRWFAEANIHTLRIAARDVLADLDAVTREIVTEATARLPLHHPAAPDGPPPPDELGEEF, from the coding sequence ATGCTGAAAGATGGGGCGCCCAAGGCACGAACAGCCACTGTGCGCAAAGCCCGGCAGTTGTGCCGCGCGATGACACTGCCGGAAGTGCTTGTCTGGCAAGGTCTTCGTGCGCGACCGAACGGTCTGAAATTTCGTCGGCAGCATCCCAGCGGGCCTTATATTCTGGATTTTTATTGCAGCGATGCACGGCTTGCGATCGAGATCGATGGCGAGGGCCATGCCGACAGATCGCAAATCGAACGGGATGTTGAACGTGACCGATGGTTTGCCGAAGCGAACATCCATACACTGCGCATTGCCGCGCGGGACGTGTTGGCCGATCTGGATGCGGTCACGCGAGAGATCGTGACTGAGGCGACGGCGCGATTGCCCCTCCACCATCCGGCTGCGCCGGACGGTCCCCCTCCCCCAGACGAGCTGGGGGAGGAATTTTAG
- a CDS encoding S-(hydroxymethyl)glutathione dehydrogenase/class III alcohol dehydrogenase: protein MKTRAAVAFEAKKPLEIVELDLEGPQAGEVLVEIMATGICHTDAYTLDGFDSEGIFPSVLGHEGAGIVREVGAGVTSVKPGDHVIPLYTPECRQCKSCLSGKTNLCTAIRATQGKGLMPDGTTRFSYKGQPIFHYMGCSTFSNFTVLPEIAVAKIREDAPFDKSCYIGCGVTTGVGAVVNTAKVRVGDNVIVFGLGGIGLNVLQGARMVGADKIIGVDINPDREAWGKRFGMTHFVNPKEIEGDIVQHLVALTDGGADHTFDCTGNTIVMRQALEACHRGWGVSTVIGVAEAGKEISTRPFQLVTGRVWQGSAFGGAKGRTDVPKIVDWYMNGKIEIDPMITHVLSLEEINKGFDLMHAGTSIRSVVIF, encoded by the coding sequence ATGAAGACCCGCGCCGCCGTCGCCTTTGAAGCCAAGAAGCCGCTTGAAATCGTCGAACTGGACCTGGAAGGGCCACAGGCGGGCGAAGTGCTGGTGGAAATCATGGCGACGGGCATCTGCCATACCGACGCCTATACGCTCGACGGTTTCGACAGCGAAGGCATCTTCCCCTCCGTGCTGGGCCATGAAGGCGCGGGCATCGTGCGCGAAGTCGGCGCTGGCGTCACCAGCGTGAAGCCGGGCGATCATGTGATCCCGCTCTACACGCCTGAATGCCGCCAGTGCAAAAGCTGCCTGTCGGGCAAGACCAACCTGTGTACCGCGATCCGTGCGACGCAGGGCAAGGGGCTGATGCCCGACGGCACGACCCGCTTTTCCTATAAGGGCCAGCCCATCTTCCATTATATGGGCTGCTCGACCTTCTCCAACTTCACTGTCCTACCGGAGATTGCGGTCGCCAAGATCCGCGAGGACGCGCCGTTCGACAAGAGCTGCTATATCGGCTGCGGCGTCACCACGGGCGTCGGCGCGGTGGTAAACACCGCCAAGGTTCGCGTGGGCGACAATGTCATCGTATTCGGCTTGGGCGGCATCGGCCTGAACGTGCTGCAGGGCGCACGCATGGTGGGGGCCGACAAGATCATCGGTGTCGACATCAATCCCGACCGTGAGGCATGGGGCAAGCGCTTTGGCATGACCCATTTCGTCAATCCCAAGGAGATTGAGGGCGATATCGTCCAGCATCTGGTGGCGCTGACCGATGGCGGGGCGGACCATACGTTCGATTGCACCGGCAACACCATAGTCATGCGCCAGGCGCTGGAGGCCTGCCATCGCGGCTGGGGCGTATCGACCGTCATCGGCGTCGCCGAAGCGGGCAAGGAAATCAGCACCCGTCCGTTCCAGCTGGTGACCGGCCGCGTCTGGCAGGGCAGCGCCTTTGGCGGGGCCAAGGGCCGCACCGACGTCCCCAAGATCGTGGACTGGTATATGAACGGCAAGATCGAGATTGATCCGATGATCACCCATGTCCTGAGCCTCGAAGAGATCAACAAGGGCTTCGACCTGATGCACGCCGGGACAAGCATCCGCAGCGTCGTCATTTTCTGA
- the ilvD gene encoding dihydroxy-acid dehydratase, giving the protein MPAYRSRTTTHGRNMAGARGLWRATGMKDEDFGKPIIAVVNSFTQFVPGHVHLKDLGQLVAREIEAAGGVAKEFNTIAVDDGIAMGHGGMLYSLPSRDLIADSVEYMVNAHCADAMVCISNCDKITPGMLMAAMRLDIPAVFVSGGPMEAGKVVMRGKEVALDLVDAMVVAADESYTDEEVQTIERSACPTCGSCSGMFTANSMNCLTEALGLSLPGNGSTLATHSDRERLFREAGHVIVDLAKRYYEQDDDTALPRTIASFAAFENAMSLDIAMGGSTNTVLHLLAAAHEGGVDFTMADIDRLSRRVPCLCKVAPAKQDVHMEDVHRAGGIMAILGELERAGLVDTSLPTVHAPTMAAALARWDIGRTNSEEVRNFFRAAPGGVPTQTAFSQSARWEELDTDREKGVIRSAEHPFSKDGGLAVLYGNLAPEGCIVKTAGVDDSILTFHGTARVYESQDASVVGILGNEVKAGDVVVIRYEGPKGGPGMQEMLYPTSYLKSKGLGKECALITDGRFSGGTSGLSIGHVSPEAAEGGLIALVQTGDPIVIDIPNRVIKLDLDDAVLAERRAEMEKMGVKAWKPFGRKRAVSPALRAYAAMTTNAAKGAVRDVSQIEK; this is encoded by the coding sequence ATGCCTGCCTATCGTTCACGCACCACAACCCACGGCCGCAACATGGCGGGCGCGCGCGGCCTGTGGCGCGCGACGGGGATGAAGGACGAGGATTTCGGCAAGCCGATCATCGCGGTGGTCAACAGCTTCACCCAGTTCGTGCCGGGCCATGTCCACCTCAAGGATCTGGGCCAGCTCGTCGCGCGGGAGATCGAGGCGGCAGGCGGCGTCGCCAAGGAATTCAACACCATCGCCGTCGATGACGGCATCGCCATGGGCCATGGCGGCATGCTCTATTCGCTGCCCAGCCGCGACCTGATCGCCGACAGCGTCGAATATATGGTCAACGCCCATTGCGCCGACGCGATGGTCTGCATCTCCAATTGCGACAAGATCACGCCCGGCATGTTGATGGCCGCGATGCGCCTCGACATCCCCGCCGTGTTCGTCTCCGGCGGCCCGATGGAGGCCGGCAAGGTCGTGATGCGCGGCAAGGAGGTCGCACTCGACCTGGTCGATGCCATGGTCGTCGCCGCCGACGAAAGCTATACCGACGAGGAAGTGCAGACGATCGAACGCTCCGCCTGCCCCACCTGCGGCAGTTGTTCGGGCATGTTCACCGCAAATTCGATGAACTGCCTGACCGAAGCGCTCGGCCTCTCACTGCCGGGCAATGGCTCGACGCTGGCGACCCATTCGGACCGCGAACGGCTGTTCCGTGAAGCGGGCCATGTCATCGTCGATCTCGCCAAACGCTATTATGAGCAGGACGACGACACCGCCCTGCCCCGCACCATCGCCAGCTTCGCCGCGTTCGAAAATGCGATGAGCCTCGATATCGCCATGGGCGGCTCCACCAACACCGTCCTCCATCTGCTCGCCGCCGCGCATGAAGGCGGGGTCGATTTCACCATGGCCGATATTGACCGCCTGTCGCGCCGCGTCCCCTGCCTGTGCAAGGTCGCACCCGCCAAGCAGGACGTGCATATGGAGGATGTCCATCGCGCCGGTGGCATCATGGCGATATTGGGCGAACTGGAACGCGCCGGGCTGGTCGATACGTCGCTCCCCACCGTTCACGCCCCGACCATGGCGGCCGCGCTCGCTCGCTGGGACATTGGCCGCACCAATAGCGAGGAAGTCCGCAATTTCTTCCGCGCGGCCCCCGGTGGCGTGCCCACCCAGACCGCGTTCAGCCAGTCGGCGCGTTGGGAGGAACTCGACACCGACCGCGAAAAGGGCGTGATCCGCTCGGCCGAGCATCCCTTCTCGAAGGATGGCGGCCTCGCCGTCCTCTATGGCAACCTCGCGCCCGAAGGCTGCATCGTGAAGACGGCAGGCGTGGATGACTCGATCCTGACCTTCCACGGCACCGCGCGCGTCTATGAAAGCCAGGATGCCTCGGTCGTCGGCATTCTCGGCAATGAGGTCAAGGCAGGCGACGTCGTCGTCATCCGTTATGAAGGGCCAAAGGGTGGCCCCGGCATGCAGGAAATGCTCTATCCGACCAGCTATCTGAAATCCAAGGGACTGGGCAAGGAATGCGCCCTCATCACCGACGGGCGCTTTTCGGGCGGCACGTCGGGCCTGTCGATCGGCCATGTCTCGCCGGAAGCGGCTGAAGGCGGCCTGATCGCGCTGGTGCAGACCGGCGACCCGATCGTCATCGATATTCCCAACCGCGTCATCAAGCTGGACCTGGACGACGCGGTACTGGCCGAGCGCCGCGCCGAAATGGAGAAGATGGGCGTCAAGGCCTGGAAACCCTTTGGCCGTAAGCGCGCCGTTTCTCCGGCCTTGCGGGCCTATGCCGCGATGACCACCAACGCCGCCAAGGGCGCGGTGCGCGACGTCAGCCAGATCGAGAAATAA
- a CDS encoding isovaleryl-CoA dehydrogenase has translation MSNFDFALGETADMIRESTARFAADKIAPLAAEIDAKDWFPRDLWPQMGALGLHGITVEEEWGGLGLGYLDHVVAQEEVARASASIGLSYGAHSNLCVNQIRRWGSDAQKAKYLPKLISGEHVGSLAMSEAGAGSDVVSMTLKAEKRGDRYILNGTKYWITNAPYADTLVVYARTGEGSKGLTTFLIEKGMKGFSIGQKIDKMGMRGSPTAELIFDDCEVPEDNIMGALNGGVGILMSGLDYERTVLAGIQLGIMQACLDTVIPYVRDRKQFGKAIGTFQLMQAKIADMYVALNSARAYVYAVAKACDAGRTTRFDAAGAILLASENAVKVALEAVQALGGAGYTKDWPVERYLRDAKLLDIGAGTNEIRRMLIGREVIGA, from the coding sequence ATGAGCAATTTCGATTTCGCCCTGGGTGAAACCGCGGACATGATCCGCGAAAGCACGGCGCGCTTCGCCGCTGACAAGATCGCGCCGCTGGCCGCGGAAATCGATGCAAAGGACTGGTTCCCCCGCGACCTGTGGCCGCAAATGGGCGCGCTTGGCCTGCACGGCATCACGGTCGAGGAGGAATGGGGCGGCCTTGGCCTCGGCTATCTCGACCATGTCGTCGCACAAGAGGAAGTCGCCCGCGCCTCCGCTTCGATCGGCCTGTCCTATGGCGCCCACTCCAACCTCTGCGTCAACCAGATCCGCCGCTGGGGCAGCGACGCGCAAAAGGCCAAATATCTCCCCAAGCTGATTTCCGGCGAGCATGTCGGCAGCCTCGCCATGTCGGAAGCAGGCGCAGGATCGGATGTCGTGTCGATGACGCTGAAAGCGGAAAAGCGCGGCGACCGCTATATCCTCAACGGCACCAAATATTGGATCACCAACGCCCCCTATGCCGACACGCTGGTCGTCTATGCCCGTACTGGCGAAGGGTCAAAAGGCCTCACGACCTTCCTCATCGAAAAGGGCATGAAAGGCTTTTCCATCGGCCAGAAGATCGACAAGATGGGGATGCGCGGCAGCCCGACCGCCGAACTGATCTTCGACGATTGCGAAGTGCCGGAAGACAATATCATGGGGGCGCTCAATGGCGGCGTGGGCATCTTGATGTCCGGCCTCGACTATGAACGCACCGTGCTGGCGGGCATACAGCTTGGCATCATGCAGGCCTGCCTCGACACCGTCATCCCCTATGTCCGCGACCGAAAGCAGTTCGGCAAAGCGATCGGCACCTTCCAACTGATGCAGGCCAAGATCGCCGACATGTATGTCGCGCTCAACAGCGCGCGCGCCTATGTCTATGCCGTGGCGAAGGCCTGCGATGCCGGACGCACCACGCGCTTCGACGCGGCGGGGGCGATCCTGCTGGCGTCGGAAAATGCGGTGAAGGTCGCGCTGGAAGCGGTGCAGGCCTTGGGCGGCGCGGGCTATACCAAGGACTGGCCGGTCGAACGCTATCTGCGGGATGCCAAATTGCTCGACATCGGCGCCGGCACCAACGAAATCCGCCGCATGTTGATCGGCCGCGAGGTCATCGGCGCATAA
- a CDS encoding carboxyl transferase domain-containing protein, with the protein MTAPILDTKVLRDSEAFRANVAHNRALAEELRAKVAAAAQGGSASARDKHTARGKLLPRDRVERLLDPGSPFLEIGQLAANGLYGDEVPGAGLIAGIGRVSGRQVMIGCNDATVKGGTYYPITVKKHLRAQEIALENRLPCIYLVDSGGANLPNQAEVFPDRDHFGRIFYNQANLSAQGIPQIACVMGSCTAGGAYVPAMSDETVIVRNQGTIFLAGPPLVQAATGEVITAEDLGGGDLHGRKSGVVDHVADSDDQALTIVRDIVSTLQPDRQPDLNLREPRPPKYDASDLYGIIPDDVRAPYDVREIIARIVDGSEFHEFKALYGTTLVCGFAHIWGMPVAILANNGVLFSESAQKGAHFIELACQRRIPLLFLQNISGFMVGGKYEAEGIAKHGAKLVTAVATAQVPKVTVLIGGSFGAGNYGMCGRAYQPRFLFTWPNARISVMGGEQAASVLATVHRDASKWTPEEAEAFKAPVRQKYEEEGNPYYATARLWDDGVIDPAQTRDVLGLAFSAALNAPVPDKAQFGLFRM; encoded by the coding sequence ATGACCGCACCCATCCTCGACACCAAAGTCCTGCGCGATAGCGAAGCCTTCCGCGCCAATGTCGCACACAACCGCGCGCTGGCCGAAGAATTGCGCGCCAAGGTCGCCGCCGCCGCGCAAGGCGGCTCCGCCAGTGCGCGCGACAAACACACAGCCCGCGGCAAGCTCCTCCCGCGCGATCGCGTCGAACGGCTGCTCGACCCCGGTTCGCCCTTCCTCGAAATCGGCCAGCTTGCCGCCAATGGCCTCTATGGCGATGAAGTCCCCGGTGCGGGCCTCATCGCCGGGATCGGCCGGGTGTCGGGCCGTCAGGTCATGATCGGCTGCAACGACGCCACGGTGAAGGGCGGCACCTATTATCCCATCACCGTGAAAAAGCATCTGCGCGCACAGGAAATCGCGCTCGAAAACCGCCTGCCCTGCATCTATCTGGTCGATAGCGGCGGTGCGAACCTCCCCAATCAGGCGGAGGTCTTCCCCGACCGCGACCATTTCGGCCGCATCTTCTACAATCAGGCGAACCTGTCGGCGCAGGGCATCCCCCAGATCGCCTGCGTCATGGGCAGTTGCACCGCGGGCGGCGCCTATGTCCCCGCCATGTCCGACGAGACCGTCATCGTCCGCAACCAGGGCACGATCTTCCTCGCTGGCCCGCCGCTGGTGCAGGCCGCGACCGGCGAAGTCATCACCGCCGAAGATCTGGGCGGCGGCGACCTGCATGGCCGCAAATCGGGCGTGGTCGATCATGTCGCCGACAGCGACGATCAGGCGCTGACCATCGTCCGCGACATCGTCTCGACTCTGCAACCCGACCGCCAGCCCGACCTGAACTTGCGCGAACCCCGCCCGCCCAAATATGACGCGAGCGACCTCTATGGCATCATCCCCGACGATGTTCGCGCCCCCTATGACGTCCGCGAAATCATCGCGCGCATCGTGGACGGCAGTGAGTTTCACGAGTTCAAGGCGCTCTACGGCACCACGCTCGTCTGCGGCTTCGCCCATATCTGGGGCATGCCCGTCGCGATCCTCGCCAATAACGGCGTGCTATTCAGCGAGAGCGCGCAAAAGGGCGCGCATTTCATCGAACTCGCCTGCCAGCGCCGCATACCGCTCCTGTTCCTCCAGAATATCTCCGGCTTCATGGTCGGCGGCAAATATGAGGCGGAGGGGATCGCCAAGCACGGCGCCAAACTCGTCACCGCCGTCGCCACCGCGCAGGTGCCCAAGGTCACCGTCCTGATCGGCGGCAGTTTCGGCGCAGGCAATTACGGCATGTGCGGCCGCGCCTATCAACCCCGCTTCCTCTTCACCTGGCCCAATGCCCGCATCAGCGTGATGGGCGGCGAACAGGCCGCGTCCGTGCTGGCCACCGTCCACCGCGACGCAAGCAAATGGACACCGGAGGAAGCCGAAGCCTTCAAAGCCCCCGTCCGCCAGAAATATGAGGAAGAAGGCAACCCCTATTACGCCACCGCCCGCCTGTGGGACGACGGCGTCATCGACCCAGCACAAACGCGCGATGTGCTGGGACTGGCCTTCTCTGCGGCGCTGAATGCGCCGGTGCCGGACAAGGCGCAATTCGGCCTGTTCCGGATGTGA
- a CDS encoding acetyl/propionyl/methylcrotonyl-CoA carboxylase subunit alpha: MIQSLLIANRGEIACRIIRTARAMGIRTVAVYSDADANALHVRSADEAVHIGPSPVRESYLMGDRIIAAARETGAQSIHPGYGFLSENAEFAQAVIDAGLIWVGPNPSSITAMGLKDAAKQLMQNAGVPTTPGYLGADQSPAHLAAQADAIGYPVLIKAVAGGGGKGMRKVDAPADFADALTSCQREAASSFGNDHVLLEKWVTNPRHIEVQVFGDSHGNVVHLFERDCSLQRRHQKVIEEAPAPGMDEATREAICSAAVRAAKAVDYVGAGTIEFIADGSEGLRADRIWFMEMNTRLQVEHPVTEEITGVDLVEWQLRVASGEPLPLAQDDLCINGHAMEARLYAEDPIKGFLPSIGRLDTFDLGEGCRIDTGVEQGAEISPFYDPMIAKMIAHGPTRNDARHTLAAALDDTAIWPLKTNAGFLVKALENPDFVAARLDTGLIAREGDALMPPLRPDADALADAAIALTSGGALAGFRLNAPVRAEAAFLLDGETVTIAFDPRGGDAEPNREDVLIAQGGQVWRLAPWRTAGGAGGAASDGAILSPMPGRIIAVAVAAGDAVVKGQKLLTLEAMKMEHSLIAPFDGTVAELNAAEGGQVSEGVLLAKIAKTA; this comes from the coding sequence ATGATCCAATCCCTCCTCATCGCCAATCGCGGCGAAATCGCCTGCCGTATCATCCGCACCGCGCGGGCCATGGGCATCCGCACCGTGGCCGTCTATTCCGACGCCGACGCGAACGCCCTCCACGTCCGCTCCGCCGACGAAGCCGTCCATATCGGCCCGTCCCCGGTGCGCGAATCCTACCTTATGGGCGACCGCATCATCGCCGCCGCGCGCGAGACCGGCGCGCAGTCGATCCACCCCGGCTACGGCTTCCTGTCCGAAAATGCCGAGTTCGCGCAGGCCGTCATCGACGCGGGCCTCATTTGGGTCGGCCCCAACCCGTCCTCCATCACCGCCATGGGTCTCAAGGACGCCGCCAAGCAATTGATGCAAAATGCAGGCGTTCCCACCACGCCCGGCTATCTCGGCGCGGACCAGTCCCCCGCCCATCTCGCGGCGCAAGCCGACGCCATCGGCTACCCCGTCCTCATCAAGGCCGTCGCAGGCGGCGGCGGCAAGGGGATGCGCAAGGTCGACGCCCCGGCCGACTTCGCCGATGCGCTTACCTCCTGCCAGCGCGAAGCCGCGTCCAGCTTCGGCAATGATCATGTCCTGCTCGAAAAATGGGTCACTAACCCGCGCCATATCGAGGTGCAGGTCTTCGGCGACAGTCATGGCAATGTCGTCCACCTGTTCGAACGCGACTGCTCGCTCCAGCGCCGCCACCAGAAGGTGATCGAGGAAGCCCCAGCCCCCGGCATGGACGAAGCGACCCGCGAAGCCATCTGCTCTGCCGCCGTCCGCGCTGCCAAGGCGGTCGACTATGTCGGCGCAGGCACGATCGAGTTCATCGCCGACGGCAGCGAAGGCCTGCGCGCCGATCGCATCTGGTTCATGGAAATGAACACGCGGCTTCAGGTCGAACATCCCGTGACCGAGGAAATCACGGGCGTCGATCTGGTCGAATGGCAGTTGCGCGTCGCGTCGGGCGAACCGCTGCCGCTGGCCCAAGATGACCTCTGCATCAACGGCCACGCCATGGAGGCGCGGCTGTACGCGGAAGATCCGATCAAGGGCTTCCTGCCCTCCATCGGGCGTCTCGATACGTTCGATCTGGGCGAGGGTTGCCGTATCGACACTGGGGTTGAACAAGGTGCGGAGATTTCGCCCTTCTACGACCCGATGATCGCCAAGATGATCGCCCATGGCCCGACCCGCAACGACGCCAGGCACACCCTCGCCGCCGCACTGGACGATACCGCGATCTGGCCGCTCAAGACCAATGCGGGTTTTCTGGTCAAGGCGTTGGAGAATCCCGACTTCGTGGCTGCCAGACTCGATACCGGGCTGATTGCGCGAGAGGGCGATGCCTTGATGCCCCCGCTTCGGCCCGATGCCGATGCCTTGGCCGATGCTGCTATCGCTCTGACATCGGGTGGTGCCTTGGCTGGCTTCCGCCTCAATGCGCCGGTGCGGGCAGAGGCGGCTTTCCTGCTGGATGGCGAAACCGTGACCATTGCCTTCGATCCGCGCGGGGGAGATGCTGAGCCGAACCGTGAAGATGTGCTGATCGCGCAAGGCGGACAGGTCTGGCGGCTGGCCCCCTGGCGCACCGCGGGTGGCGCAGGCGGAGCAGCCTCCGACGGCGCAATCCTTTCCCCCATGCCCGGCCGCATCATAGCGGTAGCGGTCGCGGCGGGTGACGCTGTGGTCAAAGGCCAGAAACTCCTGACGCTCGAAGCCATGAAGATGGAGCATAGCCTGATCGCCCCGTTCGATGGCACCGTTGCCGAACTGAACGCAGCCGAAGGCGGACAGGTGAGCGAGGGTGTGTTGCTGGCCAAGATCGCCAAAACCGCATAG
- a CDS encoding VOC family protein, protein MSIFTHACVGANDIAASKAFYDAALGALGIDNLGAMGDKAFLYGKGTPEFLVLTPANGEPACHANGGTLGFAAATRAQVRAFHEAGLAHGGTCEGAPGPRAFAPTAYAAYMRDPTGNKICAYCYADGE, encoded by the coding sequence ATGTCCATTTTCACCCACGCCTGCGTTGGCGCCAACGATATCGCCGCATCCAAGGCTTTTTACGACGCAGCTCTCGGCGCGCTCGGCATCGATAATCTGGGCGCGATGGGCGACAAGGCATTTCTCTATGGCAAGGGCACGCCCGAATTTCTGGTGCTGACCCCGGCCAATGGCGAACCGGCCTGCCATGCCAATGGCGGTACGCTGGGCTTTGCCGCCGCCACCCGTGCGCAGGTCCGCGCCTTCCATGAAGCAGGGCTTGCCCATGGCGGCACCTGCGAAGGAGCGCCTGGTCCCCGCGCCTTCGCGCCGACGGCCTATGCCGCCTATATGCGCGACCCCACCGGCAACAAGATTTGCGCCTATTGCTACGCTGACGGCGAGTAA
- the gloA2 gene encoding SMU1112c/YaeR family gloxylase I-like metalloprotein, producing the protein MRGVHHIAIIGSDYARSRRFYVEVLGLPVLHEVYREARDSWKCDLDAGNARIELFSFPAPPPRPSRPEACGLRHLSFVVRDIDAEVARLAKHDVACEPIRVDEYTGQRFTFFSDPDGLPLELYEEA; encoded by the coding sequence CTGCGCGGCGTTCACCATATCGCGATCATCGGGTCGGACTATGCGCGCTCGCGTCGTTTCTATGTCGAGGTGCTGGGCCTGCCGGTGCTGCATGAGGTCTATCGCGAAGCGCGCGATAGCTGGAAGTGCGATCTCGACGCGGGCAATGCCCGGATCGAACTCTTCTCCTTCCCCGCGCCGCCGCCTCGCCCCTCCCGCCCCGAAGCCTGCGGCCTGCGCCATCTCTCCTTCGTGGTGCGCGACATCGACGCCGAAGTCGCGCGCCTCGCAAAGCATGATGTGGCCTGCGAGCCGATCCGCGTGGACGAATATACCGGGCAGCGTTTCACCTTCTTCAGTGACCCCGATGGCCTGCCGCTGGAGCTGTACGAAGAAGCCTGA
- a CDS encoding MaoC family dehydratase has product MAGRFYDQWTIGDTIVHHIRRTVTETDNLLFTTMTHNPQPLHLDAEFAKASEFGQILVNGTFTFALMIGLSVGDTTLGTLVANLGYDKLVMPKPVFIGDTLRCDSEVTDLKPSKSRPGAGIVTFTHRLRNQRDEIVCQCLRMALVQGSGAAA; this is encoded by the coding sequence ATGGCCGGGCGCTTTTACGATCAATGGACCATCGGCGACACGATTGTCCACCATATCCGCCGCACCGTGACGGAGACCGACAATCTTCTGTTCACGACGATGACGCATAATCCGCAGCCGCTGCATCTCGACGCCGAGTTCGCCAAAGCCAGCGAGTTCGGCCAGATCCTCGTCAACGGCACCTTCACCTTCGCGCTGATGATCGGGCTGTCGGTGGGCGACACGACGCTGGGCACGCTGGTCGCGAACCTTGGCTATGACAAGTTGGTGATGCCAAAGCCTGTCTTCATCGGCGACACGCTGCGCTGCGACTCCGAAGTCACCGACTTGAAGCCCAGCAAATCGCGGCCCGGCGCAGGCATCGTCACCTTCACCCATCGGCTGCGCAACCAGCGCGACGAGATCGTCTGCCAATGCCTGCGCATGGCTCTGGTCCAGGGGAGCGGCGCGGCGGCGTAA
- a CDS encoding DUF3422 domain-containing protein — MNDSGDPFAALHARSHPLRGSLSREMHVRKMPRLQAPARVVQFVLLVDDADVDASLTIMRSLLAPHEVPFDPTVRFLNCQIGALGFTWERHSEFMTYSFLAAGGGPLFDLTPFAQAALWIGALPGRVIRSTQIAVIADAPDEATIATHFAQDDLIISDVADGQARIWSDFRLHADGFGRLLVQDKGLQGAELAQLVQRLQELGNYRKIALLGLPEAQAATPLLTGLEQRLTAITSRVAEPDADADTVLEALSALAAELAQIVARTRYRMSATQAYAAICRDRIRALEVAPVRGYGSLDDFTERRLLPAMRTCDAFTRRLEDLSQRTAWTSAMLRTRVDTALARRNRDLLASMDRRTGLQLRLQHTVEGLSVVAVSYYTLGLWHYLKEALEHQGAHLPGWIDIALIPAIILAVWLGIRQLKKVKRPKTS; from the coding sequence ATGAACGATAGCGGCGATCCATTTGCGGCCCTGCACGCGCGCAGCCACCCGCTGCGCGGTTCGCTCTCGCGGGAAATGCATGTCCGCAAAATGCCCCGGCTCCAGGCACCCGCGCGGGTCGTTCAGTTCGTCCTGCTGGTCGATGACGCGGACGTCGACGCCAGCCTGACGATCATGCGCAGCCTGCTTGCCCCGCATGAGGTTCCGTTCGATCCGACCGTCCGCTTCCTCAATTGCCAAATCGGTGCGCTGGGTTTTACCTGGGAACGGCATAGCGAGTTCATGACCTACAGCTTCCTCGCTGCTGGTGGCGGGCCGCTGTTCGACCTCACTCCCTTCGCGCAGGCAGCCCTATGGATCGGCGCGCTGCCGGGTCGGGTGATCCGCTCGACCCAGATTGCGGTGATCGCCGACGCGCCCGATGAGGCGACCATCGCCACCCATTTTGCCCAGGACGACCTCATCATCTCCGACGTGGCCGATGGGCAGGCGCGCATCTGGAGCGACTTTCGCCTCCATGCCGATGGCTTTGGCCGCCTGCTCGTTCAGGATAAGGGGTTGCAGGGGGCGGAACTGGCCCAGCTGGTCCAGCGCCTGCAGGAATTGGGCAATTATCGCAAGATCGCTTTGCTCGGCCTTCCCGAAGCGCAGGCCGCAACCCCGCTACTCACCGGCCTTGAACAGCGATTGACCGCCATCACCAGCCGCGTCGCCGAGCCGGATGCCGACGCCGATACGGTGCTGGAGGCGCTGTCGGCCCTTGCCGCCGAACTGGCGCAGATCGTCGCGCGCACCCGCTATCGCATGAGCGCGACACAGGCCTATGCCGCCATCTGCCGCGACCGCATCCGCGCCCTGGAGGTCGCGCCGGTGCGGGGCTATGGCTCGCTCGACGATTTCACCGAACGGCGGCTGCTCCCCGCGATGCGCACCTGCGACGCCTTCACCCGGCGGTTGGAGGATCTGTCGCAACGCACCGCCTGGACCAGCGCGATGCTACGCACCCGCGTCGACACCGCGCTCGCCCGCCGCAACCGCGATCTGCTGGCATCGATGGATCGGCGCACCGGGCTGCAACTGCGCCTGCAGCATACGGTCGAAGGCCTGTCGGTGGTGGCGGTCAGCTATTATACGCTGGGGTTGTGGCACTATCTCAAGGAAGCGCTGGAGCATCAGGGCGCGCATCTGCCGGGCTGGATCGACATCGCCTTGATACCAGCCATCATACTGGCCGTCTGGCTCGGCATCCGCCAACTCAAAAAGGTGAAGCGGCCAAAGACGAGCTAG